The following are from one region of the Natrinema sp. HArc-T2 genome:
- a CDS encoding alanine--glyoxylate aminotransferase family protein has translation MTDDRLRMTPGPTEVPAAVRERMSEPTPNPDVEPEFFAFYRDLLEKLEAIYGDDDIATLGGEGILGLEAAIASLVEPGDRVLCIANGLYGEGFADFVEMAGGEAVVCDAPWREPLDLEAVEDHLAADSFDIATMVHCETPTGVLNDIEPVLELLDDHDVISVVDAVSSLGGTPVPTDRIDVCLGASQKCFSAPPGLTVCSISDRAWDKIESFETPSLYTDLEPWRNAVDEEWFPYTHLVANLYGFDTAIDLLLEEGLEAVFERHETVAAHCRDRAADLGLSLYPDGAQPSPTVTALELPGRAEAIQSAMADDHDIVLATGLGDLADDVLRIGHMGHNARLDRVDRTMDALAAVLE, from the coding sequence ATGACCGACGATCGACTCCGGATGACCCCGGGTCCGACCGAGGTGCCAGCAGCCGTCCGCGAGCGGATGAGCGAGCCGACGCCAAACCCCGACGTCGAACCCGAGTTCTTCGCGTTCTACCGCGACCTGCTCGAGAAGCTCGAAGCGATCTACGGCGACGACGATATCGCGACTCTGGGTGGCGAGGGAATCCTCGGGCTCGAGGCCGCCATCGCGTCGCTGGTCGAGCCGGGCGACCGGGTGCTGTGTATCGCAAACGGCCTCTACGGCGAGGGTTTCGCCGACTTCGTCGAGATGGCTGGCGGCGAGGCGGTCGTCTGTGACGCGCCGTGGCGCGAACCGCTGGATCTCGAGGCGGTCGAAGACCACCTCGCAGCCGACTCGTTCGACATCGCGACGATGGTTCACTGCGAGACGCCGACGGGTGTGCTCAACGACATCGAGCCGGTTCTCGAACTCCTCGACGACCACGACGTCATCAGCGTCGTCGACGCCGTCTCCTCGCTGGGCGGGACGCCGGTCCCAACCGACCGGATCGATGTCTGTCTCGGTGCCTCTCAGAAGTGTTTCAGCGCGCCCCCGGGCCTGACCGTCTGCTCGATCAGCGACCGCGCGTGGGACAAAATCGAATCCTTCGAGACGCCGAGTCTCTACACCGACCTCGAGCCCTGGCGAAACGCCGTCGACGAGGAGTGGTTCCCTTACACGCACCTCGTGGCGAACCTCTATGGGTTCGATACCGCAATCGACCTGCTGCTCGAGGAAGGGCTCGAAGCCGTCTTCGAGCGCCACGAGACGGTCGCAGCGCACTGTCGCGACCGGGCTGCCGACCTCGGGCTGTCGCTGTACCCCGACGGGGCGCAACCGTCGCCGACCGTGACCGCCCTCGAACTTCCGGGACGAGCGGAAGCGATTCAGTCAGCGATGGCCGACGACCACGACATCGTCCTCGCGACCGGCCTTGGCGACCTCGCCGATGACGTGCTCCGGATCGGCCACATGGGTCACAACGCGCGGCTCGATCGCGTCGATCGAACGATGGACGCGCTTGCTGCTGTCCTCGAGTAG
- a CDS encoding rubrerythrin-like domain-containing protein: MKDIKLDPKTESTYECFDCGTVVHATAPDSCPNCGAEMRNRRMPVE, encoded by the coding sequence ATGAAAGACATCAAACTCGACCCCAAGACGGAATCGACCTACGAGTGTTTCGACTGCGGGACCGTCGTCCACGCAACTGCGCCCGATTCCTGTCCGAACTGCGGTGCGGAGATGCGGAATCGCCGAATGCCGGTCGAATAA
- a CDS encoding bacterio-opsin activator domain-containing protein, producing the protein MASVRTLDDARLLVAEPPDSNVLSRALADETRTVTAVSTVDEALERLETESLDCLLTAQSLENEETGLELCERVRKRTRDLPIVFAPADGDETLASAAVAADISAYVPRSSATDSAVADCRVAVEQTLADGRERRRLRDRTRQFDAIFADPETYAWVLEPDGTVRRANEAALAAIDATASDVRGQPLSALQWWQSIADGGAAIDDAVEQAATGTVAHRELTRHRADGTGTTGHGEADAIDDPTTFEVTVRPVHDESDSVVSLLARATDVTDRARLEHELRESENLHRVTLNNMTDTVLITDDDGAFTYVCPNVHFIFGYTDDEIHEMGTIDDLLGPDLFDREELKADGVLTNIECTATDRAGREHTLLVNVRKVSIQDGTILYSCRDITTRKRREEALTALHRTTRKLLYAETDREIAEVVVDDAMDVLDLEASAAYLFDTDENVLRPAASLPGMERIHGPVRDHRASDDSLPGRVFVNGETRFFADVHDSSLLSNPETDLRSAAYVPLGDHGVFVAGSTEQGTFDDVSRELTDLLAATAEAALDRLERERTLRERDRELKRQNRQLTRFNRINEIIRELDQALVRAETREEIEHAVCDRLTTADRFSFAWIGTVEAGDRLESRAQSGTLDGREYVDSISLALSDASEPAVTTATDRETTVVSNVADGLRDEPWRSTALTCGYQSVMSVPLAYDEFSYGVLTVYADQPEAFDDMIQAVLSELGETIAAAIAAVERKHALLSDASTRLEFDVTDETFLFARLAQQADCTVSFDGGVRRYDDGASVFATVDGASPEAVAAVATELVGVERAQVISRVGRAGGDSEADTPDTDRDETGGTIRLQLSRPVFALQLADHGIVFRGVEATPSSVRVVVDVPSSADVRESVDIVSKTFADADLRSKRTVERTSPRDFRSALRDRLTDRQLEVVQVAYYGGYFESPRDQSGKDIAATLDISPAAFYRHVRTAQRKLFDVVFSELGVPAVPADGG; encoded by the coding sequence ATGGCATCCGTACGGACGCTCGACGATGCCCGGCTCCTCGTCGCCGAGCCACCCGATTCGAACGTTCTCTCGCGTGCGCTCGCAGATGAGACACGCACAGTGACTGCCGTCTCGACCGTCGACGAAGCACTCGAGCGACTCGAGACCGAGTCTCTCGACTGTCTGCTGACTGCACAGTCGCTCGAGAACGAGGAGACCGGGCTCGAGCTCTGTGAGCGGGTTCGAAAGCGTACTCGTGACCTGCCGATCGTGTTCGCACCAGCCGACGGTGACGAAACGCTGGCCAGCGCGGCAGTCGCAGCAGATATCTCGGCGTACGTGCCTCGCTCGAGTGCGACCGATTCGGCGGTCGCGGACTGCCGAGTGGCGGTCGAGCAAACGCTCGCGGACGGACGCGAGCGCCGCCGGCTGCGAGACCGCACCCGCCAGTTCGACGCGATCTTCGCGGATCCGGAGACGTACGCGTGGGTGCTCGAGCCGGATGGCACCGTTCGGCGGGCCAACGAAGCCGCGCTTGCGGCGATCGATGCGACCGCGAGTGACGTTCGCGGCCAGCCGTTGTCGGCTCTTCAGTGGTGGCAGTCGATCGCAGACGGTGGGGCTGCGATCGACGACGCGGTCGAACAGGCGGCGACCGGAACGGTTGCCCACCGCGAACTGACACGGCATCGTGCTGACGGGACGGGGACCACTGGCCACGGTGAGGCCGATGCGATCGACGACCCGACCACGTTCGAAGTGACCGTCCGCCCGGTTCACGACGAGTCTGACAGCGTCGTCTCGCTGCTCGCGCGGGCGACCGACGTCACCGATCGCGCCCGCCTCGAGCACGAACTCCGCGAGTCCGAGAACCTCCATCGGGTGACGCTCAACAACATGACCGACACCGTCCTCATCACCGACGACGACGGGGCGTTTACCTACGTCTGTCCGAACGTCCACTTCATCTTCGGCTACACCGACGACGAGATCCACGAGATGGGGACGATCGACGACTTGCTGGGGCCGGACCTCTTCGACCGCGAGGAACTCAAGGCCGACGGCGTGCTGACGAACATCGAGTGTACGGCCACCGACAGGGCAGGCCGTGAGCACACGCTGCTGGTCAACGTCCGCAAGGTCTCGATTCAGGACGGGACGATCCTCTATAGCTGTCGCGACATCACGACGCGCAAGCGCCGCGAGGAGGCACTGACGGCGTTACACCGAACCACGCGAAAGCTGCTGTACGCCGAAACCGATCGCGAGATCGCCGAGGTCGTCGTCGACGACGCGATGGACGTGCTCGATCTCGAGGCCAGCGCCGCCTACCTGTTCGACACCGACGAAAACGTGTTACGGCCGGCTGCGTCCTTGCCAGGGATGGAGCGGATACACGGGCCGGTTCGCGACCACCGGGCGTCCGACGACAGCCTTCCCGGCCGCGTCTTCGTCAACGGGGAAACGCGGTTCTTCGCGGACGTTCACGATTCCTCGTTGCTCTCGAATCCCGAGACGGATCTGCGAAGCGCCGCGTACGTTCCCCTCGGCGACCACGGCGTCTTCGTGGCGGGATCGACCGAGCAGGGGACGTTCGACGACGTCTCCCGGGAGCTCACCGACCTGCTGGCGGCGACCGCGGAAGCGGCACTCGACCGGCTCGAGCGCGAACGAACGCTGCGCGAGCGTGATCGCGAACTCAAGCGGCAGAACCGACAGCTCACACGCTTCAACCGAATCAACGAGATCATCAGAGAACTCGATCAGGCACTGGTCCGGGCAGAAACCCGCGAGGAGATCGAACACGCCGTCTGCGATCGACTCACGACCGCCGACCGGTTCTCGTTCGCCTGGATCGGAACCGTCGAAGCCGGCGACCGCCTTGAGTCGCGGGCTCAAAGCGGCACGCTCGACGGACGCGAGTACGTAGACAGCATCTCGCTTGCACTTTCGGATGCGAGCGAACCAGCCGTCACCACGGCAACCGACCGTGAGACGACCGTCGTCTCGAACGTCGCCGATGGGCTCCGTGATGAACCGTGGCGGTCGACTGCCCTCACTTGCGGATACCAGTCCGTTATGAGTGTCCCGCTGGCCTACGACGAGTTCTCGTATGGCGTGTTGACCGTCTATGCGGATCAACCTGAAGCGTTCGACGACATGATCCAGGCCGTCCTCTCGGAACTCGGCGAGACGATCGCCGCCGCGATCGCGGCGGTCGAGCGCAAACACGCACTGCTGTCGGATGCGAGCACACGACTCGAGTTCGACGTGACTGACGAGACGTTTCTGTTCGCCCGGCTCGCCCAGCAGGCCGACTGTACCGTCTCGTTCGACGGCGGCGTTCGCCGGTACGACGACGGCGCGTCGGTGTTCGCGACGGTCGACGGTGCCTCGCCCGAGGCCGTCGCGGCTGTGGCCACAGAGCTCGTCGGCGTCGAGCGCGCACAGGTCATCAGCAGGGTGGGACGCGCGGGCGGCGACAGCGAGGCAGACACCCCCGACACTGATCGGGACGAAACTGGCGGGACGATCCGGCTGCAGCTCTCACGGCCCGTGTTCGCCCTCCAGCTCGCGGATCACGGCATCGTGTTTCGAGGGGTCGAGGCGACCCCCTCGAGCGTGCGGGTCGTCGTCGACGTGCCGAGCTCTGCTGACGTTCGGGAAAGTGTCGACATCGTCTCGAAGACGTTCGCGGACGCCGACCTCCGATCGAAGCGGACCGTCGAGCGGACGTCGCCGCGGGATTTCCGGTCGGCGCTACGCGACCGCCTCACCGACCGCCAGCTCGAGGTCGTCCAGGTCGCCTACTACGGCGGCTACTTCGAGTCACCACGTGACCAGTCGGGTAAAGACATCGCTGCGACCCTCGATATTTCTCCAGCAGCGTTCTACCGACATGTTCGGACCGCCCAGCGGAAGCTCTTCGATGTCGTTTTCAGCGAACTCGGCGTTCCGGCGGTGCCAGCCGATGGTGGTTGA
- a CDS encoding carbon starvation protein A: MTQVIWIIAAVLVTFTAGYVGYSRYLTQFVELDEEAETPAHKYEDGQEYVPSKKPVLLGHHYSSIAGGAPIVGPITAGAIWGWVPALLWIAIGNPLMGAVHDFVSLSGSLRHEGKSIGYMIGEYVGESGKNMLLWFAFLTIVLVVAVFALVVGIVFNAYPQVVTASLLYIGLALVFGVYLYQFNGPFIPGTILFVAGVFAAVWVGLQYPLALFAGDYPAGTIVLFGGAGEWVPGAGALGGNTAAWIPFVMVYAAIASALPVWVLLQPRDYLSSFLLYTGVGGATVAIIVGTFLGTSAQPLVIDETIGAFEGFWGVEAAGLAPLFPLLFITIACGTISGFHSLVSSGTTAKQLDKETDARLIGYGGMLGEGLLAAVALSTLAVWGFADPAGGIGAALPNFASGGGLILTSLGVPETVGAVFMALVLCSFLLTSTDTAVRLGRYMMEEIVGTPAGRTDTGLNADPASLARGRYTNPILQVVPAYLLVVSGQWVVLWQLFGGANQLLAALALLTATVWLANWDDSKQLVSTGVPMAIMVTITILGLSILVFYENLYLNLLQGGAGSTEAMLSSAVQMVIGLVLIVLALALVRLGYRNISNVRRGPETPAAEPGDD, from the coding sequence ATGACACAAGTCATTTGGATCATTGCGGCAGTACTGGTGACGTTTACCGCTGGGTACGTGGGGTACTCGCGGTATCTCACGCAGTTCGTCGAACTCGACGAGGAGGCGGAAACACCGGCACACAAATACGAGGACGGACAGGAGTACGTCCCCTCGAAAAAACCGGTGTTGTTGGGGCATCACTACTCGAGTATCGCCGGTGGGGCGCCGATCGTCGGCCCGATCACGGCCGGTGCCATCTGGGGATGGGTGCCCGCGTTGCTGTGGATCGCCATCGGCAACCCGCTGATGGGTGCGGTTCACGACTTCGTCTCGCTGTCGGGCAGTCTCCGTCACGAGGGGAAGTCGATCGGCTACATGATCGGCGAGTACGTCGGGGAGAGCGGCAAGAACATGTTGCTGTGGTTCGCGTTCCTGACGATCGTGCTCGTCGTCGCGGTGTTCGCACTGGTCGTCGGGATCGTCTTCAACGCGTACCCGCAGGTCGTTACGGCATCGTTGCTCTACATCGGGCTGGCGCTGGTATTCGGCGTCTACCTCTACCAGTTCAACGGCCCGTTCATTCCGGGGACGATCCTGTTCGTCGCAGGCGTCTTCGCCGCCGTCTGGGTCGGCCTCCAGTACCCGCTGGCGCTGTTCGCCGGCGACTACCCGGCCGGGACGATCGTGTTATTCGGTGGGGCCGGCGAGTGGGTGCCCGGCGCGGGTGCCCTCGGTGGAAACACCGCGGCGTGGATTCCCTTCGTCATGGTCTACGCCGCGATCGCGAGCGCGCTACCCGTGTGGGTGTTGCTCCAGCCACGTGACTACCTGTCGTCATTCCTGCTCTATACCGGGGTCGGCGGCGCGACAGTCGCGATCATCGTCGGGACGTTCCTCGGCACGTCGGCCCAGCCGCTCGTCATCGACGAGACGATCGGCGCGTTCGAGGGCTTCTGGGGCGTCGAGGCCGCAGGGTTAGCACCGCTGTTCCCGCTGCTGTTCATTACGATCGCCTGTGGGACGATCAGCGGGTTCCACTCGCTGGTCTCCTCGGGGACGACCGCCAAACAGCTCGACAAAGAAACCGACGCCCGGCTGATCGGCTACGGTGGCATGCTGGGAGAGGGCCTGCTCGCTGCGGTCGCGCTCTCGACGCTCGCCGTGTGGGGCTTTGCCGATCCGGCTGGCGGCATCGGTGCTGCGCTACCGAACTTCGCGTCCGGCGGAGGGCTCATCCTCACCAGTCTCGGCGTTCCGGAGACCGTCGGTGCCGTGTTCATGGCACTGGTGCTCTGTAGCTTCCTGCTGACCTCGACGGACACAGCCGTCAGGCTCGGTCGGTACATGATGGAAGAGATCGTCGGCACGCCCGCGGGACGAACCGACACCGGGCTGAACGCCGATCCCGCGTCGCTCGCGCGTGGCCGGTACACGAACCCGATCCTTCAGGTCGTTCCCGCGTACCTGCTAGTCGTCTCCGGGCAGTGGGTCGTCCTCTGGCAGCTCTTCGGTGGGGCAAACCAGCTGCTTGCGGCGCTGGCGCTGCTGACCGCGACCGTGTGGCTGGCCAACTGGGACGACAGCAAACAGCTCGTCTCCACCGGTGTCCCGATGGCGATCATGGTGACGATCACCATCCTCGGGCTGTCGATCCTGGTGTTCTACGAGAACCTGTACCTGAACCTGCTGCAGGGTGGCGCTGGCTCGACCGAGGCGATGCTCTCTTCGGCCGTCCAGATGGTCATCGGGCTCGTGCTCATCGTCCTGGCGCTTGCACTCGTCAGGCTCGGGTACAGAAACATTAGCAACGTCCGTCGTGGCCCCGAGACGCCCGCCGCCGAACCGGGCGACGACTAA
- a CDS encoding helix-turn-helix domain-containing protein translates to MSVILEFTINSKDFQLGEVLSAQNTMHLELERIVPTGDMTMPFVWATGKSHDVFGETVQAHSAVKEFLALDKVGDSALYRIAWKDDPTDLIEAIAASDAVVLEARGRKEWTFRLRFLDHDKLSSFHNFIIEHDLPIHIDKTYTLTETTERGHRFDLSQEQREALVLATRRGYFATPRETSLEDLTEELDISEQAVSNRIRRGNEKILEQVLLTSAHDLG, encoded by the coding sequence ATGAGTGTTATCCTGGAGTTCACTATCAACAGTAAGGACTTCCAGCTCGGGGAGGTTCTCTCGGCTCAGAATACCATGCATTTGGAACTCGAACGCATTGTCCCGACTGGAGACATGACCATGCCGTTCGTGTGGGCGACCGGCAAGAGCCACGACGTATTCGGGGAGACCGTCCAGGCTCACTCAGCCGTCAAAGAGTTCCTAGCGTTGGACAAAGTGGGAGACAGTGCCCTGTATCGGATCGCATGGAAAGACGACCCGACCGACCTCATCGAGGCCATCGCAGCGAGCGATGCGGTCGTGCTCGAAGCCCGTGGCCGCAAAGAGTGGACCTTCCGACTGCGCTTTCTCGATCACGACAAACTCTCGTCATTTCACAACTTCATTATCGAACACGATCTCCCGATTCACATCGATAAGACATACACACTGACCGAAACGACCGAGCGTGGCCACCGATTCGACCTCTCGCAGGAACAGCGCGAGGCACTGGTCCTCGCCACCCGGCGGGGCTACTTCGCTACGCCACGAGAGACGAGCCTCGAGGATCTGACCGAGGAATTAGACATTAGCGAACAGGCCGTCTCGAACCGGATTCGCCGCGGTAACGAAAAAATTCTCGAACAGGTGTTGCTCACGTCCGCGCACGATCTCGGATAA
- a CDS encoding SDR family NAD(P)-dependent oxidoreductase gives MTTLDGETVIVTGASRGLGASMAKRFAREGANVVVTARNEADLEAVAADVADAAGEILVAPADVTDEAAVRAVVDATIEEYGTVTGLVNNAGIGLLNMYGEQRVLHEVDTADFRQILDVNVTGVFLFSKYVVPELIDNGRGAIVNISSGLGRRGAAKWGPYVASKWALEGLTRTQAAELEEYGITVNALDPGGRVETGFWEHLPESEREEILEPDVMNDAATRLLAQGTDGVTGESLPAEEWERRLA, from the coding sequence ATGACGACACTCGACGGAGAGACGGTCATCGTCACCGGTGCGAGCCGGGGACTCGGCGCATCGATGGCGAAACGGTTCGCCCGCGAGGGGGCGAACGTCGTGGTGACCGCTCGCAACGAGGCCGATCTCGAGGCGGTCGCCGCCGACGTAGCCGACGCGGCTGGCGAGATACTCGTCGCGCCAGCGGACGTTACCGACGAGGCTGCGGTACGCGCGGTCGTCGACGCGACGATCGAGGAGTACGGCACGGTGACTGGCCTCGTGAACAACGCCGGTATCGGACTGTTGAACATGTACGGTGAACAGCGCGTGCTCCACGAGGTCGACACCGCGGACTTCCGGCAGATTCTGGACGTGAACGTGACCGGCGTGTTCCTGTTCTCGAAGTACGTCGTCCCCGAACTGATCGACAACGGTCGCGGAGCCATCGTCAACATTTCGTCGGGCCTGGGCCGTCGCGGTGCGGCGAAATGGGGGCCGTACGTCGCCTCGAAGTGGGCCCTCGAGGGACTGACCCGGACACAGGCCGCCGAACTCGAGGAGTACGGTATCACGGTCAATGCGCTCGATCCCGGTGGCCGTGTCGAAACCGGCTTCTGGGAGCATCTGCCGGAGTCGGAACGAGAGGAGATTCTCGAGCCAGACGTGATGAACGACGCGGCCACGCGCTTGCTCGCACAGGGAACAGACGGCGTCACCGGCGAATCGCTGCCAGCCGAGGAGTGGGAACGACGACTGGCGTAA
- a CDS encoding class I SAM-dependent methyltransferase, translating into MADCDPRHATESDLFAALYDRLPDRFLVGPHREYLAADLAGNVLDLGAGTGAMVPYIDDVADGDLEYHAIEPDPKMRRRAARKADTADLQVHLRDARGESLPYADDSFDVVLSSLVFCTIPDFDAALAEVARVLRPGGELRFLEHVRNDGWRARAQDALTPLWSRAAGGCQLNRETIARFVADDAFEVLEVERANVGVFPATPIVRGRLRRRQPTDRSLLSSLTSN; encoded by the coding sequence ATGGCTGACTGCGATCCACGGCACGCGACCGAGAGCGACCTGTTCGCGGCGCTGTACGATCGGCTGCCCGACCGCTTCCTGGTTGGCCCCCACCGCGAGTACCTCGCAGCCGACCTCGCCGGGAACGTCCTCGATCTCGGGGCCGGCACCGGCGCGATGGTACCCTACATCGACGACGTCGCCGACGGCGACCTCGAGTATCACGCGATCGAGCCGGACCCGAAGATGCGGCGCCGGGCCGCCCGCAAGGCAGACACAGCCGACCTGCAGGTGCACCTCCGTGACGCGCGCGGCGAGTCGCTACCCTACGCCGACGACAGCTTCGACGTCGTGCTCTCGAGTCTGGTCTTCTGTACCATCCCCGACTTCGACGCGGCGCTCGCGGAGGTCGCCCGCGTCCTGCGACCGGGCGGGGAACTGCGCTTTCTCGAGCACGTCCGCAACGACGGCTGGCGCGCACGAGCACAGGATGCGTTGACGCCGCTGTGGTCGCGTGCAGCCGGTGGCTGTCAGTTGAACCGCGAGACGATCGCACGGTTCGTCGCCGACGATGCGTTCGAGGTCCTCGAGGTCGAGCGGGCGAACGTCGGGGTCTTTCCGGCGACGCCGATCGTCCGCGGGCGGCTTCGACGGCGACAGCCGACGGACCGGTCGCTCCTCTCGAGTCTCACGTCGAACTGA
- a CDS encoding DUF1214 domain-containing protein yields the protein MSKKHHNSTGESGRLWATRRAALCGAGLAGGLALGVGSTSAQQGSPGANAQQGQQQSPDNSETVPVTWENYTRAESDTYFARYAELGGFGEFYHIREPVPIDQQDVIQMNRDTLYSAGVFDLTEPVTVTQPETGDRYQLLIVINQDHYVKGSSTTAGEYTLTQDEVGTRYCLVLVRTLVDPTDPDDIEAVHAIQDELAASQRSPGTFEIPNWDQDSLEQIRNALITVGETMEDSRGVWGDADEVDPVKHFLGTAVGWGGSPETDEFVLWRTPERNDGDTPYTLTVEDVPVDGYWSVTVYNSDWYLEENEYDAYAINDVTAERADDGSVTIHFGGDPDQPNFLYTPAGWNYTVRLYEPREEVLDGSYQFPEAEPVE from the coding sequence ATGAGCAAGAAGCACCACAATTCGACGGGTGAATCGGGCCGACTGTGGGCAACGCGTCGAGCCGCGCTTTGCGGTGCGGGGCTCGCCGGTGGACTCGCGCTGGGCGTCGGCAGTACGAGTGCACAACAGGGTTCTCCGGGGGCGAACGCCCAGCAGGGCCAGCAACAGTCGCCTGACAATAGCGAGACAGTCCCGGTAACGTGGGAGAATTACACGCGCGCAGAGTCGGACACGTACTTCGCGCGCTACGCCGAGCTGGGCGGGTTCGGGGAGTTCTATCACATCCGAGAGCCAGTCCCCATCGACCAGCAGGACGTCATCCAGATGAATCGTGATACGCTCTACTCGGCTGGCGTCTTCGACCTGACCGAGCCGGTCACCGTCACCCAACCGGAGACTGGTGACCGCTACCAGTTGCTGATCGTCATCAATCAAGATCACTACGTGAAGGGGTCGTCCACGACTGCCGGCGAATACACGCTGACACAGGACGAAGTCGGGACGCGGTACTGTCTGGTCCTGGTCCGCACGTTGGTCGACCCGACCGATCCGGACGACATAGAGGCCGTTCACGCCATCCAAGACGAGCTCGCGGCGAGTCAACGATCGCCCGGAACGTTCGAGATCCCCAACTGGGATCAGGACTCGCTCGAGCAAATCCGCAATGCGCTCATCACGGTCGGAGAGACGATGGAGGATTCCCGGGGTGTGTGGGGCGACGCCGACGAGGTTGACCCCGTCAAGCACTTCCTCGGCACCGCGGTCGGTTGGGGCGGCAGTCCGGAAACGGACGAGTTCGTCCTCTGGCGAACGCCCGAACGGAACGACGGCGACACGCCGTACACGCTCACCGTCGAGGACGTCCCCGTCGACGGGTACTGGTCGGTCACCGTCTACAACAGCGATTGGTACCTCGAGGAAAACGAGTACGACGCGTACGCGATCAACGACGTGACCGCGGAGCGAGCCGACGACGGCAGCGTCACGATCCACTTCGGCGGTGATCCCGACCAGCCGAACTTCCTCTATACGCCGGCGGGCTGGAACTATACGGTCCGGCTCTACGAGCCGCGCGAGGAGGTCCTCGACGGGAGCTATCAGTTCCCCGAGGCCGAGCCGGTCGAGTGA
- a CDS encoding universal stress protein → MGRKTLVAIDGSPQAEAALAYALEEFPESAITAVHVVQVPEGYWTAFSDSTTKVPGYEDAVAHGEALLESVAETAADEGHALETVLKTGKPSRELVDYAIDEAFEQIVIGSHGRHGVDRVMLGSVSETVVRRAPMTVIVVHEE, encoded by the coding sequence ATGGGACGGAAGACGCTGGTCGCGATCGACGGCTCCCCGCAGGCCGAGGCAGCGCTTGCGTACGCACTCGAGGAGTTTCCCGAATCGGCAATCACGGCAGTTCACGTCGTGCAGGTGCCGGAGGGATATTGGACGGCGTTTTCCGATTCGACGACGAAAGTGCCGGGTTACGAGGATGCAGTGGCACACGGCGAAGCGCTACTGGAATCGGTCGCGGAAACGGCGGCTGATGAAGGGCATGCGCTCGAGACGGTCCTCAAAACTGGCAAGCCGTCCCGGGAACTCGTCGACTATGCCATCGACGAGGCGTTCGAACAGATCGTCATCGGCAGCCACGGTCGCCACGGCGTCGATCGGGTGATGCTCGGCAGCGTCTCCGAGACGGTCGTCCGCCGTGCACCGATGACGGTGATCGTCGTTCACGAGGAGTAA
- a CDS encoding phosphoribosyltransferase, with translation MFDDRTDAGERLAAELEARDLEIDIVLGIPRGALPVARPVADALDADLDVVVARKLGAPANPELALGAVASDGSVWYNDDLIARVDVPEEYLEEVRAEEAENARQKADRYRETEGLPDLEGKRVAVVDDGVATGATATACLRQVQESGADWVGLAVPVGSPRSVDELERETDEVIALQTPADFRAVGQYYRNFGQVTDEEAIAYLDRDG, from the coding sequence ATGTTCGACGACAGAACTGACGCTGGCGAACGACTCGCCGCGGAACTCGAGGCCCGCGATCTCGAGATCGACATCGTCCTCGGGATTCCCCGCGGGGCCTTACCCGTCGCGCGCCCGGTTGCAGACGCACTCGACGCCGACTTAGACGTCGTCGTCGCGCGCAAGCTGGGTGCCCCAGCGAACCCCGAACTCGCTCTGGGTGCGGTCGCAAGCGACGGCAGCGTCTGGTACAACGACGATCTGATCGCCCGAGTCGACGTCCCCGAGGAGTATCTCGAGGAGGTCCGGGCCGAAGAAGCGGAGAACGCGCGCCAAAAGGCGGACCGGTACCGTGAGACGGAGGGGTTACCGGATCTCGAGGGAAAGCGGGTCGCAGTCGTCGACGACGGCGTCGCGACGGGGGCGACCGCAACGGCCTGCCTCCGGCAAGTCCAGGAAAGCGGCGCAGACTGGGTCGGGCTGGCAGTCCCCGTCGGCTCACCCCGCTCGGTCGACGAACTCGAGCGGGAGACCGACGAGGTGATCGCTTTGCAGACGCCAGCGGATTTCCGTGCTGTCGGCCAGTACTACCGGAACTTCGGGCAGGTAACCGACGAAGAAGCGATCGCGTATCTCGATCGGGACGGCTAA